The genomic window GTACAGGGCATATCGTTAAAGAGATTTCAATCACCGTTAACTTATTGCTTTCTCTCATCAGATCTGTTTAAtggctataacaacaacaagtaaagaTTAAGACATATTTATCAAACTTCACATGTTCCTAGGTACTACAAAGTCATTGCCATGCCCGCAAAGAGtcgttaattgaaaaattataaaatgtcagaactaaaaagtgaataaaatatggcaaccttagctgagaatgtacacgaaggccgtggagagtcgattcgcgacatcgctttgctctatgggcttttgaaaagttccaaaaacaTCCTGTTTTgcgaaattttgttcagcaaatAGTCCAATTTCTGCAtctatgggtatgtaaacaagcaaaattgacgcATTTGGGACGGTAGATCAACTTCAAGagttgtgggccggtggaatcaacGGCCATTTTAGCTTTAGGTGAAATCCTATATCTATTATTATGTTACAATGTGAAAATCGGACCAcgctttatttctttatatccTAATTTTCAATTCCTTATAAATCTTTCTCTGTTAGTGATTTCGCAACTACGCGGTTATTGACCTTTTGACATTTCCCCCAGAAGGGGTGTGAGGTAAgttggcatatgtatgtacatatgtaggtacgtTCGACACAGATTTCTGCAAGCCTGCTGGACTccaaaataatagttttacatGCATAAAGTTGTATGTACAATATGCAATTCCATTTCCGAATTCCAGCAGGACACATGTACATTCCtactctatttaaaaaaaatgaaattttttcaaaattcaactaCAAAGACCGTAAATGGTAAAATAGCATAGAAATTGTACAAGTGTGTGCTCAAATGCAACAACTATTTATGTGTGAACTAGCTAACATAGTTCCACATAACCTATGTTTTCCAACGATGTTGACTTCTTTGCGGCAACGCAAAAGTGTGCCGCGTAGCATTGCTGGAATATATCGATTCACTTTCCAGGTTTAATGGAAATACGTGCACTgttttaaaatacacatgtatgtacataggtaagcacatacatatgtatgtacatatttatatgcttaAGCATAGACCACTAAATAGACTATAGTAGGATGGTTTTCAGACATTTTAAGCGGGTCAAACTCCGCCAACTTACTTGTCCCACTACTAACCGCCAAAGATATTTTCGAAATTGGTACCCAGTGCCATATAATTCAATCCAAGtataatgtacatatgaataattAAGAACAATTGTAAGTCTTTAAGACAAATTCAATAAACTGCGAATCCATAAAAATAGACCCAGTCATGTACATTTATCCATACACGATACATGCGAAAagtccacatatgtatgtacatacttatatgtatacttcagTACAATTGTCATAGTATAGCATAGTACGAATGTACTATAGTACCGTATAGTGTAGTATGGTGTGTTGTAGAGTGGCGTAACTTACCTTACTCAACTTGTCGCCTTCGTGGCGCGGTAGGAGCGAACGTAAATTCTGAAAACCGGCATTGATACTCTGCATTCGTCGTCTTTCGTTGCTGTTGGCGATTTCGCGCCGCATACGTTTCTCACTCTCCAGAAGATTTTTATTGCCGCCGTTATTGGTAACGTTGCTGCTAGCTGTGATGCCACCACTACCACTTTTTGTCGTTGCATTACTCGAATTCATCCCGGAACTAGAGTGACGCTGACGCTGTGGCAGTTGCGGCTCCGCCTGGTACTGAATGTATTCACCTCCGGAATCTTCTAATTGTAATCTGAAAGAGTGCAAATATTGGTTAATTATTATTGTATCCAATATAATCTAAGGACGGACATAAATAGAATATTAATGTTTCGTAAAAAGAAGATTACAGTTGGGGGAGGTTCCATGGTCAGATAAAGATCTGGACCTGTTTCAGGTGCAAAGACCCAACTACTAATGACTTTGTTGTTTAAATTACTTAACATCTGGGGGTAACCGAGAAAGAGAATGCTTTCCACTGAATCGCAAagataaattagaaaaatacttatttacagTGAACTTATTAGTTGAATTAGTTGtctcaaaatattttgtccCTTTTCTGTCTGTCAAAACTAAGCCGtaattagaaataataataacaaactaGGACGAATGTTATAACCAGCTAACATAGGGCTGTTCGAATTATTTGATTGCAAAAAAACCGAAAGATATATAATAGCGTATGTAAATATTGGTGTTTTGCCAATTCGTTCATCATGTCTATAAGTAATCCCACAAAATTTGAACTTCGCGGTAAGtgtaaaattaacattttttatcgaatccatttatttttgttgtagcagcagtaaacattcctgaagtaatttcaaggcatggtgccgagttgacagtacTTGGCCGGTTATTTAGACCCGACTGTCCTTTCATAATTCCTATTGGTAGAcccttaaatatttataaataggcGACTAGGTATGTACGTATGGTTTGCTTGTTTAGATTCTCGCGCTCATTCATAAATTTCGTACTCGTTGACGACTCGGCTGCCGTCACAATTTCATTTCGTGTTGCTGACATTGGAATGCAGTTTCATTCACCTTAGTGTAGACTAGTAATACGGCCAGCTACATACGTGGTTATGTGCATATGAATGCTAGTGCAAATGTATTTAATAGCAGCAAATGCTAAGATAGTCAAATGTAAGTATATTTCCACATATTTTAGAGCGTGCACACTTTTGAAGACAACCAATGTAAATGTATGTCTTctgaacgtacatatgtacatacatatgtattgttttATATATGAAAACAGCATGGAATTTAAAGTTGAGAAAACGTTTACGATTGACACTACACGCAAATCCAGTAGAAAACCAGAAGTTGTggccaaaaaatttgaataatgcGAAACAATTATATAGAACATGCCACAACAACTTGTTTATAAATTGAATGCCGATGTACAGGGGAAATAAGGCgtgttttttttctatatatttgtaaatatattatttaaccattcaatattttcagataaatatgtacatacatatattttaaaaccgACAATGTGATATTTGTTAACCAtggtttttaatatatatttgagCATGTTTCtgatattcgaattttttcctttttactgtaatattaaaaaattgtgtatattaTCATATTGTATTGCGTATCGAGCACCAGTCACTCGATGAACACCGGTAGTTGTAGATATTGCGGATGATGATGACGCAAGCACTGACCTATTAACCAGAATTGGCAAGTTGGCGAGGtttacctatgtacatattgaCATAACctcatactaaaaaaaaaaacaaaacaaaagaacatacaaatattttaaacagttATAAACGTGTATACAAAACTATgcaaaacaagtaagaaagagctaagttcgggtataaccgaaaaTTCCATGCCCTTGCAACTTGCAATGAATAAAGCCAGTGGCACAATTCGTGCAAAGCTTCATCCCGTTATATTAAGTGCTTCTTGATGGGAAAAAaataatcagatggaatttaaaattctattaTACTATAGAAATAAGAGAAGAATATCACgtaccaaatttgattgaaatcggtCTGGCGGGtttcgagatatgtgatttcacctaaaagtgggcggtgccacaaCGCTCATCATGCAATTTCGCATGTAGGTCCtttaaagccctctcataccatcgcAAGGGCCGAATTTAGTTAtcgatttatcgcgcttttaatagtaccgttatatgaaaAGTGAGCGGTAATATCATCCGGTTTCATCCATATCAtagcagatatgtacatatgtacgttaaaCCTACCTTTCTCAAACTTTTTTGACCACACAtatcaaatttcatcaagatatttcaattcttactacatatgtacatatgtatatctatctcTTTTTAGGTAATAAACCACCGtcaagtgaacaaaactattgtattataatctgtagcaacatgttacaaagtataaaaatgtcacaaagtcaggcatatgtatgtacatatgtatgagtgtaggtgattttttttttaatatttaaatatttaatatttaagtcaTCAACTTGGCGTAAATATTGAGATTTAATACACATaattgtacacatacatattatcgATTATAGTGTATTCAAACTTTCCGTATTCGTCATTCACTCACGCACCATCCCAGCGCCATATAAAAAGTGGCTGCAACGTAAACAAACAGAAACAGCTGCTTGAAATACATATACAGCAGGGGATGGTgggactaaaaaaaaaacacaaagaaactACTAAAGGTGAGCGAAGCTGTGCCGGGGAATAAGAATGGATGAAATTTCATTGGCttagtattatatacataactgattatgttttttattaacgAATTTTCTTAACTTTAAAATACCCAATAATATGGAATTACCATAAATACATCTCTATtaagatttgtaaaaaaaacatcagtttaataacaaaaaacgtaCACAACACCTCAGTCGTCATCCGATTCGCATAAATTGGCTATGCTCATACATGTATCGCACTTGCAGTTCAACTCTCcgcataacatacatacatacgtactattTACATAGATTCAACTTCGTGTCAGCTACCTTcctagatatgtatgtaaacaaacaccttcatcgtagccgAATAAAAAAGAGAGCGGAAAGACTACATGCCAGTGGAAGctcacatatgcatgcatatacatacatatacatatatagtgtaCAGTAAATATATAGATATTCATGTGTAGAAATGAATTCCGAAGCGATGCTGCAGTCGTAGGTGCCGGTTGTGGAATGCGGCCCCAATCGTTAGCTCCGGCAATGTCGATTTCATTCGCTTCTAGCCCCTTTATGCACCGAAATGCCAACGAAACTTGCCGACATCGTTGGATTTTCTCTGTAGTGGTTTAGGCCTACTACACAGAATATAGACAATGATTCCTCTTTGCCACCGCTCTCTTCAAATCGGAATTCCGTCGGAGCTCCAgtgttttcatatatttacgAATGAAGTTGAGCGCTCTAGCATGCAAAGCGCCAACCTCCGCGTTTCAAACAGCGAAGAACAATTCCAATTGGCAAATCCGCCTTTGGTAGCGAACACAGAGACAAGCAAAACGGAAATTTGTGCACAGCTGTACGAGACCATCGTGTTGAAACGCTTTTGAATCGAAATCAATTTGTACAGCTGATATATTAACGAATACGTTGCTAACGCCTTATCTTACAGTAgtggtaaatataaaattatgaaaatgtaaTGTTATgcctataattaaatttttttgcctttttgttttgtaatgatGGCATCACTAAcctctttaaattaaaatagtcTTATGAAATCCTACTCGCGATTAATATAGTAAGTGCTCTTAATTATTTAGGGGTTTTTGTATTCAAATGTGTGGTGGATCGGGACAAAATTACTTGtgaatttattattactattttgttttaatatttggctTAATAAAAAGCATACTAGAGGGGTGAGCCTACAGTCTTGATTTTCTAGTAAATTTTGAGAACTACTAGAAATTCACGAGAATTACTTTCACTCTTAAAAATTCacacattaaataatttatttcaccGACCAAGCCGTTGTATAGAAAAATCCAGTGAATACTTTAAACGAGAAAATGTTAAGTGGAAGTGGAAGATAACATAATAATATCGAGTCATTCtcaatgtgaaatttttattacactATTTTACTAATAAGGAGCAAATCCTGGAAGAGTTAGTATCTAAAGAACGCCAAAACTGAACTGCAACCATCACATTTAGACCCAAGCGTAAAATATGAGAAATTGGGCATTTTACTTAGCTTTTTGATTTATGATATGAGTTTGGcatttaaaaggaaaaatttctCTAGTTTAATAAATCACTTTGACCCACTGTATGTAAAATTACATCTCTGCTTGCCATAAAGAGCGTTTATAACGTCAGTTTAGAGATATGGAACTACCCATTGTAGATAAATTTGTAATTCAAGCGGGTTTGTCTTTTAGGCGATCTACTGTTGTTTaggaaagaatatttaaatcaaatggTGCAAAAGCTGACTTGGAATTTGCGTAGGAGCATACAaaaacatacctacatatatatttgaaccTTTAAACCCATTGAATAACAgcattatgtaaataaaaacttttgcaCTGATTCAACTTTTCTATACAattgtacatacacatgcaagCGCAAAAAACCTAATTATCCTATCAGCCTTTTATCACAAAGCAGCTGCGAACTCGTCATAACACACCATTCTACATCAGCTGCTGTACTTTTGCGCCAACAACACGTTTCACGCAAATCACATGTAGCTTGCCGACTCGACCGCCactgtaaacaaaaaatcagCCGTTTTCAATATGGACGCCAGAAGTAACGCGTCACTTCATTTCCAGTGAGCGTACGTGCCAATTTGCCTCCGGCTCTCACTGGAAGACAAGAATGCTGGCGCGGTGATTGGAAGCATTGCCGAATAACCTAGCTGAGAGAAATATGCCGTAAACGAGAACACAACTCATTAtctgttatttttgtattacgTCTGCTTTGTGGGATTTTCGTAACGCGTCAATTTCATTTTTCTCTCCGCCCTTTTCAACTCATTaacaattttcatttgcatCTGTACGATTATGCATacctatttatgtatatatgtataagacatacatgtatgtaaacatTGAGTTTCTATTTTCTACCCCCAATGAATCAAATGACAGCAACAGACGAGCCAAACTAACTTATTCCAATACTCATCTGTGTGTGCAGTGGCGGACGCGACCTCAAATGCAAATGTGTGAGAAATACTCTCCGCTCTTTGTCACACCAACGGCACAGATGTTTTTCACCGCTTTGCTTTCGCTAATAAGGCGACTGACGGTACAGAAGGCACATTTAGATACATGTTTGTGCgtacttattatatatacatacatatatagaacctgtatgtacatatggtttTTATGGTCGCTTCAATGAACATGCAGACGAACGTACACATATAagaaaaatcaataactaatgtGGCAAAGGTACAAGTCTCAAAAAGCCAATTGCAATTCTCAAAAACAAGTGTTTACGAATTAATTTCCTGCGAACTTACTGTAGTTCCTCGTCCAATTCCTCTGCGCTGTTGTATTCGGTGCTCTCCAAAATGACTTCCTCTGTCTTGATTGCAACGGGTACAGACATTTTTGTGGAacgaaatgtttaaaatttttgtgcgAACTGCTACAACGATGtctctttttcactttttttattttgatataactTATTTTTgggcacacacaaacacactcttTGCAAAAACTGTAATTTCGCAAATATGTAGACACGTGttttaaatctttatatatatgtattttggtaTATATTTGCAATAGAAATTGTCTGCTTAGACGACACTTTTCGGCGCCTTTTCTCACACCACTTACGCGCTGCAAACACCAACTTTGCTTCTAATTGCTCTTCACCCAGCACTTTTACCTTAGTTTTGGGCTGTTGCTagataattgaattttaagtAGTATTTAGAATTTCACGATCAGAAATAGATTGCAATTTGCAGCAAAGAAAGCGATAAATCTAAAGCGCGCAATTACACGTACAAATATTCCGTCACTGACGTTTGTCGCCTTTTCCTGACTTTACCGGACTGCGAACCAGAGAACTACAAGCTGCGAATTGACAGCGACGCTGCTCTCATCTTTTCTCTTTGTACATTATTGGAAGTCGGCATAAAAACGAACGAATGAGAGGGTTGCCAGACTTCAAAATGCACATGTGTGCTTTGAGGAGAGTTTGGCTGTATACTACTCACGAATCGACAAGTTTGCTGTTGCTATGGTAATGAGAAATCGCTTGTCTATTTAATTTCCGGTGCATATTGAATTTCATaattgaataatacataaaattttaaataaagtattaaGCCAAAGCATCCAGTCAGAATGCTATATTAGTGGTGTGTGCCTCGGATAGTGAGAATAGATTCGTGGTTGAGACCTGAACTACTTATACTACTTAGCAATAGATGGTGCGAAATGTCGTGCAGAGTGCTTCACCAGAAAACATAAGATGGATTGCACCTTCTCATTcttttatgttctctggcttcaaaatgtcaataaatatttgaaatagctCGAAGACACACTGTATCACCTTTTTGCcgaagttaattttatttttatatccgTGCAAGATGTTGCTTTGTTCGCCTaatggttgtttgtatcacttaAAAACAATCGGGATACTTAGATATGGTGTTATACAAACCAGGGATCAGGATGAAAAGAGGGGTGGAGGAATGAGCAAGCTGTAAATTCGGTAAAAACTAAGATATCTTGTTGAAACGCAGAACACATCTTCATTGGCACCATAAGAAGTTTGGTATTGCAGTTGCAGAGAATAGTGTATGTAGCACCGCTCCCTAACAGGTTTATCATAAACCATTTATGCTATTTTACCAATATTTGCATAGGCCACATTCTTTCGATACCTTCTGAGGCAGTGTTAAAATACGTAAAAGGCGATAACCACGCCCATTCCTCATATAACGGTTATCTTGTAGATTAAATTTTGAACTAAACGATCTATTCCGTAGCAAACTTGTATGTCATGATTTTAATTCTCAATATTACACATGccgtttatttaatttcattcattATGTTATTATCATGTCTGCAATGTGGTGTGCATGTGGTGGTTCGACTTCCAGATCATAATTCGCGGGGAGAAGATGTGGTCGCAGCTCTTTATAAATTATGGAGATCCGGCTCCCATATCCGAATTGTGTCGCTTATGGTGTGAAAGTAGAGGTAGGGACAATCGATTGGGTGTTCAGTGTCCTTCCCTCTGGGAAGCACTCCCAGTCAAATGacttgtaatttttattgcgtTGTGGTCCAAGATCTTCCTTTTGTTGTCGAACTGTGTCAAGGAGCTAAGTTCTAACGATACTTGTAACGAAAATGTATGCAGTACCAAGTATGGCACATACGCAGCAGACCTCCAATCCAAATGCACacgtatacgagtatatatgtatgtatgtacatacatatacatatacatatgtatataagcattaAGCACAAAAGCAACTATTCTACATTAATCCTACAAAAATATCTCAACAAGCGTTGTGGTTTAGATTTGGTCAAGACATattttacctacatacatacatacatgcatataacataatattttgttaCTAATATATTAACAGTGCCTTAAAACTAATTGTAATCCCGCAAGAAAAGAGGCTGTATGGCtgagctttaaaa from Bactrocera dorsalis isolate Fly_Bdor unplaced genomic scaffold, ASM2337382v1 BdCtg152, whole genome shotgun sequence includes these protein-coding regions:
- the LOC105229275 gene encoding oligodendrocyte transcription factor 2 (The sequence of the model RefSeq protein was modified relative to this genomic sequence to represent the inferred CDS: added 207 bases not found in genome assembly); the protein is MSVPVAIKTEEVILESTEYNSAEELDEELQLQLEDSGGEYIQYQAEPQLPQRQRHSSSGMNSSNATTKSGSGGITASSNVTNNGGNKNLLESEKRMRREIANSNERRRMQSINAGFQNLRSLLPRHEGDKLSKAAILQQTSQYIYELENQKTQLLNQNSQLKRQLGLHESNTAGASSGAGEVSTPGSSETLNSGNVAIKKRK